From Planctomycetota bacterium, a single genomic window includes:
- a CDS encoding 3-isopropylmalate dehydratase large subunit, whose product MGMTITEKIIAAHVGKDVVRPGEFHFVPVDVVMANDITAPLAIECFERTGATRVFDPERIILIPDHYVPNKDIKAAEQAKVLRAFARQHKLPFYYEVGRACVCHSLVPDEGHCVAGDVMVGADSHSCTNGALGAFATGMGSTDVGVIFALGQTWLKVPQSLKFVYHGQPRNPWVGGKDYILATIGRIGVAGALYCAMEFTGEAIEALPMHGRLTMCNMAIEAGGKSGIIAFDDKTAAFLEGRARRPPRVYASDPDAAYRETHEFDVTSLEPQVACPHLPSNVKPVSELRHVRIDQAFIGSCTNGRYEDIAQAAAVIKGRKVHRDVRLIVIPSSLEGYRRCIAEGLDEVFVEAGGVFSTPTCGPCLGGHMGVLAAGETCVSTTNRNFEGRMGHLKSFVYLANPAVAAASAVLGRIGSPDEL is encoded by the coding sequence ATGGGAATGACGATTACCGAGAAGATCATCGCCGCTCACGTGGGCAAGGACGTGGTGCGCCCCGGGGAGTTCCATTTCGTGCCGGTGGACGTGGTGATGGCGAACGACATCACGGCCCCCCTGGCCATCGAGTGCTTCGAGCGCACGGGGGCGACGCGGGTGTTCGACCCCGAGCGCATCATCCTGATCCCCGACCACTATGTGCCGAACAAGGACATCAAGGCCGCCGAGCAGGCGAAGGTCCTCCGCGCCTTCGCCCGCCAGCACAAGCTGCCCTTCTACTACGAGGTCGGCCGCGCCTGCGTGTGCCACAGCCTGGTGCCCGACGAGGGGCACTGCGTGGCGGGCGACGTGATGGTGGGGGCCGACTCGCACTCGTGCACCAACGGCGCCCTCGGCGCCTTCGCCACGGGCATGGGCTCGACCGACGTGGGCGTCATCTTCGCCCTCGGCCAGACGTGGCTCAAGGTGCCCCAGAGCCTCAAGTTCGTCTACCACGGCCAGCCGCGGAACCCGTGGGTGGGCGGCAAGGACTACATTCTCGCCACGATCGGCCGCATCGGCGTGGCGGGCGCGCTCTACTGCGCCATGGAGTTCACGGGCGAGGCCATCGAGGCCCTGCCCATGCACGGGCGCCTCACGATGTGCAACATGGCCATCGAGGCCGGCGGCAAGAGCGGCATCATCGCCTTCGACGACAAGACCGCCGCCTTCCTCGAAGGCCGCGCCCGCCGGCCCCCGCGCGTCTACGCCAGCGACCCCGACGCAGCCTACCGCGAGACGCACGAGTTCGACGTCACGAGCCTCGAGCCCCAGGTGGCCTGCCCCCACCTGCCGAGCAACGTGAAGCCCGTGAGCGAGCTGCGCCACGTGCGGATTGACCAGGCCTTCATCGGCTCGTGCACCAACGGCCGGTACGAGGACATCGCCCAGGCGGCCGCGGTGATCAAGGGACGCAAAGTGCACCGCGACGTGCGGCTCATCGTCATCCCGTCGTCGCTCGAGGGCTATCGCCGCTGCATCGCCGAGGGGCTGGACGAGGTGTTCGTGGAGGCGGGCGGCGTGTTCTCGACGCCCACGTGCGGCCCGTGCCTGGGCGGCCACATGGGCGTGCTGGCCGCGGGCGAAACCTGCGTCTCGACCACCAACCGCAACTTCGAGGGGCGCATGGGCCACCTCAAGAGCTTCGTCTACCTGGCGAATCCCGCGGTCGCCGCGGCCTCGGCCGTCCTCGGCCGCATCGGCTCGCCCGACGAACTGTGA